A window of Lepus europaeus isolate LE1 chromosome 11, mLepTim1.pri, whole genome shotgun sequence contains these coding sequences:
- the PSMB5 gene encoding proteasome subunit beta type-5, which translates to MALASVLETPLPVNQRGFFGLGGRTDLLDLGPGSPSDGLSLTAPGWGVPEEPGIEMLHGTTTLAFKFRHGVIVAADSRATAGAYIASQTVKKVIEINPYLLGTMAGGAADCSFWERLLARQCRIYELRNKERISVAAASKLLANMVYQYKGMGLSMGTMICGWDKRGPGLYYVDSEGNRISGATFSVGSGSVYAYGVMDRGYSYDLEVEQAYDLARRAIYQATYRDAYSGGAVNLYHVREDGWIRVSSDNVADLHDKYSGSTP; encoded by the exons ATGGCGCTGGCCAGCGTGTTGGAGACGCCGTTACCTGTGAACCAGCGCGGGTTTTTCGGACTCGGGGGTCGTACGGATCTGCTGGATTTGGGTCCAGGGAGTCCCAGTGATGGGCTGAGCCTGACCGCGCCAGGCTGGGGCGTCCCAGAGGAGCCGGGAATCGAAATGCTTCATGGAACCACCACCCTGGCCTTCAAG TTTCGCCATGGCGTCATCGTTGCGGCtgactcccgggctacagcaggtGCATATATCGCCTCACAGACGGTAAAGAAAGTCATAGAGATCAACCCCTACCTGCTGGGCACCATGGCTGGGGGCGCAGCAGACTGCAGCTTCTGGGAGCGCCTGTTGGCCCGGCAGTGTCGGATCTATGAGCTTCGTAACAAGGAGCGCATCTCAGTGGCAGCTGCCTCCAAGCTGCTGGCCAACATGGTCTACCAGTACAAAGGCATGGGGCTGTCCATGGGTACCATGATCTGCGGCTGGGATAAGCGAGGCCCGG GCCTCTACTACGTGGACAGTGAAGGGAACCGGATCTCTGGAGCCACCTTCTCTGTAGGTTCGGGCTCTGTGTATGCTTATGGCGTCATGGATCGAGGCTATTCTTACGacctagaagtggagcaggcctaTGATCTGGCCCGCCGAGCCATCTACCAAGCCACCTACAGAGATGCCTACTCAGGAGGTGCTGTCAACCTCTACCACGTGCGGGAGGATGGCTGGATCCGGGTCTCCAGTGACAATGTAGCTGATCTGCACGACAAGTATAGTGGATCCACCCCCTGA